In the Streptobacillus moniliformis DSM 12112 genome, one interval contains:
- a CDS encoding helix-turn-helix domain-containing protein yields MMDLGQTLKNARERKGYSLREVEGKLNEKGISYAHTNIKRIEDGENNKTSIKVLAGLCEVYSLDKINIMNLAGANIEEFVELNDIVKKATLFFNDKNVDEDDKKKLLEVMNEMFYKSKFDK; encoded by the coding sequence ATGATGGATCTAGGACAAACTTTAAAGAATGCCAGAGAAAGAAAAGGATATTCATTAAGGGAAGTTGAAGGTAAATTAAATGAAAAAGGAATAAGTTATGCACATACTAATATAAAGAGAATAGAAGATGGTGAAAATAATAAGACATCTATAAAAGTTTTGGCAGGACTTTGTGAAGTTTATTCTTTAGATAAAATAAATATCATGAATTTAGCTGGTGCTAACATAGAAGAATTTGTAGAGTTAAATGATATAGTAAAAAAAGCGACTTTATTCTTTAATGATAAAAATGTAGATGAAGATGATAAAAAGAAACTTTTAGAAGTTATGAATGAAATGTTCTATAAATCTAAATTTGATAAATAA